The Anaerolineae bacterium sequence TGGTCACCACGTCCGCCACCTTATGGCCAATGCACATCTCCCGCAGAAGGGTCAGGTTCAGCAGGCTGGTGGAGCGGATGCGAAAGCGGTAGGGCTTATTGCTCCCGTCGCTCACCAGATAGAAGCCCAGTTCGCCCTTGGGCGACTCGATGCGCCCGTAGGCCTCGCCCTTGGGCGGTTTGAGCCGAGAGAGCTGTTTGTACGGCAGGCTGGTGACCGGCCCTTCGGGGATATCCCGCATGGCCTGCTCGATGATGCGCAGGCTCTGCCGCGCCTCCGCCAGGCGCTGGAGATAGCGGGCATAGACATCGCCGGCGGTATGCACCGGCACCTCGAAATCGAAGCGGTCGTAGATGGAATAGGAATCAACTTTACGGATGTCGTAGGGGACGCCGGAGGCCCGCAGTACCGGGCCGCTGATGCCGGCATTGATGGCATCCTTGGCCTTCAGCACGCCCACACCCACCGCCCTGGCGCGGAAGATCTCGTTCTTGGTCAGCATGGTGTCCATCTCGTCAATGAAGCGCTTCAGGTGCGGCACCAGCTTCTGCAGGCGCGGCATGAACTCTTCGGGCAGATCGGCCACGACGCCGCCGGCGCGAATGTAGCTGGGCATCATGCGCGAGCCGGCGGCCATCTCGATCAGGTCCAGGATACGCTCGCGCTCGCGGAAGGCATAGACCACCGGCGTGAAGGTCGTGGCGCCCAGGTCATTCCACAGGAAGCCGATGGCCAGCATATGGTTCATGACGCGGGTCAGCTCGCCCAGGATGACGCGGATGTATTCGGCGCGCTCCGGCACCTCGATGCCGGCGAGCTTCTCCAGCGCCAGCGCATAGGCCCAGTTGTTGGTGATGCCGCAGATGTAATCGAGACGGTCCGTGAAGGGCACGTTCTGCACATACGTGCGCTCCTCCGCCGTCTTCTCGATGCCGCGATGCAGATAGCCGAAGCGCGGCTCGAGATCAACCACCGTCTCTCCGTCCAGGGTCAGCACCATGCGGAACACACCGTGGGTGCTGGGATGGTGCGGGCCCATATTGATTTCAATGGTATCGGTGCGCAGGCGTTCTGTGGGAGGTATCTGCACGCTCATAGTCTCACTCACCAGTCTGGGGTGGCCTTGCGGGAAGGCTCCAGCTCGGCATAGGAGTAGGTGCGGTTCTGGAAATCTTTGCGCAGGGGATGGCCTTCATAGCCCTCCCACATCATGATACGTTTCAGGTTGGGATGGCCCTCGAAGCGGATGCCCATCAGGTCATATTCCTCTCGCTCCTGGAAATCGGCGGAGCGCCAGACATCCACCACGGAGGGCACGACGGGGTTCTCCTTGTCCGTCACCGGCAGTTTGATCGTCAGCAGGGGGTGGCCGGCCTGCACCCCGTAGAGGTGATAGACCACCTCGAAGCGGTCCGGCCAGTCCACGGCGGTGACGTTGGTCAGGAAGTCGTATCCCAACTCGTCCCGCAGGAAGAGAGCCACATCGTGCCAGGCCTGCGGCGCGATGACGATGGTGAAGTCAATCATGCCCTCGGGGACATCGAGAACCGCCTCGGGGAAGCGTTCGCGCAGTCGGGAGAGGATTTCCTCGTGGGTCAGCATGGTCATCCCT is a genomic window containing:
- a CDS encoding NADH-quinone oxidoreductase subunit D, whose protein sequence is MSVQIPPTERLRTDTIEINMGPHHPSTHGVFRMVLTLDGETVVDLEPRFGYLHRGIEKTAEERTYVQNVPFTDRLDYICGITNNWAYALALEKLAGIEVPERAEYIRVILGELTRVMNHMLAIGFLWNDLGATTFTPVVYAFRERERILDLIEMAAGSRMMPSYIRAGGVVADLPEEFMPRLQKLVPHLKRFIDEMDTMLTKNEIFRARAVGVGVLKAKDAINAGISGPVLRASGVPYDIRKVDSYSIYDRFDFEVPVHTAGDVYARYLQRLAEARQSLRIIEQAMRDIPEGPVTSLPYKQLSRLKPPKGEAYGRIESPKGELGFYLVSDGSNKPYRFRIRSTSLLNLTLLREMCIGHKVADVVT
- a CDS encoding NADH-quinone oxidoreductase subunit C, whose amino-acid sequence is MLTHEEILSRLRERFPEAVLDVPEGMIDFTIVIAPQAWHDVALFLRDELGYDFLTNVTAVDWPDRFEVVYHLYGVQAGHPLLTIKLPVTDKENPVVPSVVDVWRSADFQEREEYDLMGIRFEGHPNLKRIMMWEGYEGHPLRKDFQNRTYSYAELEPSRKATPDW